The Methylomagnum ishizawai genome has a window encoding:
- a CDS encoding GspH/FimT family protein → MIRANRMAAHSNRFLGALNLARSEAIKRGQMVFLCKADTEAAQPACDSAPCSGGGCWEKGWLVLADANVPPNNLPDDADTLIRVFEPLPKTLTLRVGSHDADWVAFNSVGTGKGSGAGGQVDDTFNLCQGDNAAQGRAIVLNSLGRARVRTGATACP, encoded by the coding sequence ATGATCCGCGCCAACCGTATGGCCGCCCATTCCAACCGTTTCCTGGGCGCGTTGAACCTGGCGCGTAGCGAGGCGATCAAGCGCGGCCAGATGGTGTTCCTATGCAAGGCGGACACGGAGGCGGCACAACCCGCCTGCGATTCCGCTCCTTGCTCCGGCGGCGGCTGCTGGGAAAAAGGCTGGCTCGTCCTGGCCGACGCCAACGTCCCGCCGAACAACCTGCCCGACGACGCGGACACCCTGATCCGGGTATTCGAGCCCCTGCCGAAGACGCTGACCTTGCGGGTGGGCTCCCACGACGCGGATTGGGTCGCGTTCAATTCCGTCGGGACGGGCAAGGGCAGCGGCGCGGGCGGGCAGGTGGACGACACCTTCAACCTCTGCCAAGGCGACAACGCGGCGCAAGGCCGGGCCATCGTCCTCAACAGCCTGGGCCGCGCCAGGGTGCGGACGGGAGCCACGGCATGTCCTTGA